A region of the Variovorax sp. 54 genome:
CGCCCGAGACGTACTCGGTGTCACCGGGTTTGACGTGGGAGAACTGGGTGGCGGTTCGGTCCAGCATGGGCGCTCCTTCGCGGGGGATGATGCTGCGATGCAGCATGCATAAACCGTTCCTGCGCGGGGCCCATGGCTTGACGGCCCACGGGCCGCTCCAGATACTCAACCGCATGGTTCACTCAGATGCCCTGGACGCCGTGTTTGCGGCGCTGTCCGACCCGACGCGTCGCAGCGTGCTCGAAGCGCTGGGCGAGGGCAGCCTCAGCGTGACCGAACTCGCCGAACCGCACGGCATGTCGCTGACCGGCTTCATGAAGCACTTGCGCGTGCTCGAAGGCGCCGGCCTCATCTCGCGCACGAAGGCGGGCCGCGTCGTGCGCTGCGAGCTGTCGGCAGGCCCGATGCAGGAGGCTGCCGTGTGGCTCTCGCGCTATGAGAAGTTCTGGACCGGCCGCCTCGATGCGCTGGCGCGCTTT
Encoded here:
- a CDS encoding ArsR/SmtB family transcription factor, producing MVHSDALDAVFAALSDPTRRSVLEALGEGSLSVTELAEPHGMSLTGFMKHLRVLEGAGLISRTKAGRVVRCELSAGPMQEAAVWLSRYEKFWTGRLDALARFLYHQEDTEWRNLPPAPPPTPSPSAPRSRSAGTSASAPPKSGARGPTRKR